GTCAGCAGCCCGGCGGTCGCCGAACTGTCGAAGCTGATCGAGAACACCTTCCGCCACGTCAACATCGCTCTCGTCAACGAACTCGCCATGTTCGCCGCGGCCCTCGGGGTCGACGTGTGGGAGGCGATCGACGCCGCCTCGACCAAGCCCTTCGGGTTCATGGCGTTCCGCCCCGGACCCGGCGTCGGCGGCCACTGCCTGCCGATCGACCCCACCTACCTGTCGTGGCGGGTCAAGCGCCAGTTGGACGAGACCTTCCGGTTCGTCGAACTGGCCAACGACGTGAACCGCCACATGCCCAGCCACATCGTCACCCGGATCCAAGGTGTGCTGAACGAAGCGAAGCTGGCGGTGAACGGCTCACGGATCGTCGTC
This window of the Actinomycetota bacterium genome carries:
- a CDS encoding nucleotide sugar dehydrogenase, with amino-acid sequence VSSPAVAELSKLIENTFRHVNIALVNELAMFAAALGVDVWEAIDAASTKPFGFMAFRPGPGVGGHCLPIDPTYLSWRVKRQLDETFRFVELANDVNRHMPSHIVTRIQGVLNEAKLAVNGSRIVVLGYSYKPNTADARESPARVIVKQLSELGADVAIVDPHVRAPTLSNGAHVMADAPDELVAAADIVVLVTDHDAFDYERIERRAGRIFDTRRRFGGLGRGNVTYL